One window from the genome of Breoghania sp. L-A4 encodes:
- a CDS encoding MerR family transcriptional regulator has protein sequence MAVPDIAQPIQTSVDDETLLSISEMADRFQVTLRTLRFYEEKGLLSPVRRGSRRFYREQEIGRMRVILQAKRIGLTLVEIRQVLKLAVGKTQRAEQLRKLREICSQQEEMLRDQYEQVRLQLAETEQVLGQLEELMKSEAA, from the coding sequence GTGGCTGTTCCCGACATCGCTCAGCCGATTCAGACGTCGGTCGACGATGAGACTCTGCTCTCGATCTCGGAAATGGCGGACCGGTTCCAGGTCACCCTGAGGACGCTCCGCTTCTACGAGGAAAAGGGGTTGCTGTCCCCGGTCCGTCGCGGATCGCGCCGGTTCTACCGCGAGCAGGAAATCGGCCGCATGCGGGTTATTCTGCAAGCCAAGCGCATCGGCCTGACGCTCGTGGAAATCCGCCAGGTCCTGAAGCTCGCGGTTGGCAAGACCCAGCGCGCGGAACAGCTTCGCAAGCTGCGCGAGATCTGCTCGCAGCAGGAAGAGATGCTGCGCGACCAGTATGAGCAGGTTCGTTTGCAGCTGGCGGAAACCGAGCAGGTTCTCGGCCAGTTGGAAGAACTGATGAAATCGGAAGCTGCCTGA
- a CDS encoding GatB/YqeY domain-containing protein: MREHINAALKKAVEAQDKRRAATLRLICTAISDRAGAAREQGRDGVTPEEVLDILRRMIRQRKESTVEYEAAGKLDLAQQERDEIAIIREFLPKQFDDEEMQQACQAVVDSLGAHGLRDMGRTMTALKERYPNKMDFARASCMVKDLLRDAGNA, translated from the coding sequence ATGCGCGAGCACATCAATGCCGCATTGAAGAAGGCCGTCGAGGCGCAGGACAAACGCCGCGCCGCGACCCTTCGTCTGATCTGCACCGCGATCAGCGACCGGGCGGGCGCTGCGCGTGAACAGGGCCGCGATGGCGTCACGCCGGAAGAGGTGCTCGACATCCTGCGCCGGATGATCCGCCAGCGGAAGGAATCGACCGTCGAGTACGAGGCGGCAGGAAAGCTCGATCTGGCGCAGCAGGAGCGCGATGAAATCGCGATTATCCGCGAGTTTCTGCCCAAGCAGTTCGACGATGAAGAGATGCAGCAGGCCTGTCAGGCCGTGGTCGACTCGCTGGGCGCGCACGGCCTGCGCGACATGGGCCGCACCATGACGGCGCTCAAGGAGCGCTATCCCAACAAGATGGATTTCGCCCGCGCCAGCTGCATGGTCAAGGACCTGCTGCGCGACGCCGGCAACGCCTGA